Within Thermodesulfovibrionia bacterium, the genomic segment CGCAGTAGAGAACACCTGACTCTTCTTTGCCGGGATGGTGGTATTTTTTTCAATGAGCTTAGTAAATACGCCTCCTAATGTCTCAATGCCGAGTGAAAGAGGGGTTACATCAAGGAGCAGCACATCCTTTACGTCACCCTTAAGCACGCCTCCCTGAATAGCAGCTCCGGCAGCAACTACTTCATCAGGATTAACACCTTTTGAAGGCTCTTTTCCAAAGAAATCCTTGACTATCTGCTGAACTCTTGGAGTTCTGGTCTGCCCGCCGACAAGTATTACTTCATGTATGTCGCTTGGTTTAAGGCCGGCATCGGCAAGAGCGGTTTTGCAAGGCCCTATCGTTCTGTCGATAAGGTCACCAACAAGCTGTTCAAGCTTGGCGCGTGACAGCTTTATTACAAGATGTTTCGGCCCGCTAGCATCGGCGGTAATGAACGGAAGGTTTATTTCTGTCTCCATAGCCGTAGAAAGCTCAATCTTGGCTTTTTCAGCATTCTCTTTAAGTCTTTGCAGTGCCATCTTATCATTATGAAGGTCGATCCCTGAGTCTTTTTTAAACTCATCAACAAGCCAGTCCATGATCTTCAGGTCAAAGTCATCACCGCCAAGGTAGGTATCACCGTTAGTGGATTTAACCTCAACAACTCCTTCACCGATCTCAAGGATAGATACGTCAAACGTTCCGCCACCGAGATCATAGACTGCGATCATCTCCTCTTTCTTTTTGTCCATGCCATATGCAAGCGCTGCTGCGGTAGGTTCATTTATTATCCTAAGGACATTCAGGCCTGCTATCTTTCCTGCATCTTTTGTTGCCTGACGCTGACTGTCGTCAAAGTATGCAGGAACTGTTATGACCGCATCTGTCACTGTTTCGCCAAGATAATCTTCAGCAGCCTGTTTTAATTTCTGGAGGATCATGGCTGATATCTCAGGCGGGGAATAGGTCTTTCCGTGCGCCTCTACATGTGCATCATTGTTTGATGCTTTGACTATTTTATATGGTAGTTTTTTTATTGCCTGTTTTGATTCGTTGGAATCAAACTTTCTTCCCATAAGTCTTTTGATCGAGAATATGGTATTTTCAGGGTTTGTTATTGCCTGCCTTTTTGCAATCTGGCCTATCAGCCTCTCTCCTTTATCTGTGAAAGCGACTATTGACGGTGTTGTCCTGTTTCCTTCCTGGTTTGCTATTATTGTTGGCTCACCGCCCTGCATAACTGCTACTGCCGAGTTGGTAGTTCCAAGGTCAATACCTATTACTTTTCCCATCTTTCTTTACTCCTCCTGTTTATTAATATTGTTGGATTATTTTTGTTTCAACTCAGTTTCTTTAGCTTGAGAAGGTTTTTTCGAAACTTCCACTAATGATGCTCTAAGCAATCTGTCTTTTAACATATACCCTTTTCTGTGCTCTTTTACCACAATGTTTTCCTCAACCTCATCTGTCTCTATCTGAGATATTGCATGGTGAACAGCTGGGTCAAAAGGTTTATTCTTTGCTTCGATAACAGTTAACCCGAACTTTTCTAAAATGGTCTTTAAATCCTTTAAAGTTAATTCTACTCCTTTTGACAGTGATTGTGAATTTTGTTCATCTGATGAATGCTGAAGCGCAAGTTCCAGATGGTCAATAACACTGAGGAGGTCTTCAATTATTCCTGCGTTTGCGTATTTGAGAAACTCCTGCCTGTTCCTTTCTGCAATCCTCTTATAGTTTTCAAAATCAGCGTATAGCCTGATATATTTGTTATTCGATTCAGCAAGTGACTCCTCAAGTTTCTGGATACTCGTTTCTTCAGAACCTTCTGTGTCAGGGTTGTAAACATTATTATATACAGTATTTTCAGTGCGTTCCTTCTTTTCTTCTTCAGTCATGAATTGTTTCTCCTTATGCGTCAGACATGATTTCTGTCAGTGTTTTGGCTGTATGGGCAACCATAGGTATCAGTTTTTTGTAATTCATACTTGTAGGGCCGATAATACCAATGGTACCAAGTGTATCCTTATTATCTCTGTAGGTAGAAGCGACCATGCTTAACTCTTTCATAGTTGGGAAAACACTCTCCATTCCGACAAACACCTGGACGCCTTCGGAATTGCTGACCTTCTGCAGCATCTTTAAAAACAGATGTCTGTCTTCAATAGCCTGCAGAATCTCTTTTATCTGTTTCAGATTGGCGAAGTCGGGCAGATAAGATGTGCCAGCAAGTTCATTTATGTCAAGGTTGTCGGATTCATTGCTTATGAAATCTTTGCACTGAGTCAGTATGTCTTCAATATATTCATTCCTTGATTCTTCATCCTTTAGTCGTAATGATAACTGTTCTTTTGCCTTACTGAAAGAAAGGCCTTTGATCAGGT encodes:
- the dnaK gene encoding molecular chaperone DnaK encodes the protein MGKVIGIDLGTTNSAVAVMQGGEPTIIANQEGNRTTPSIVAFTDKGERLIGQIAKRQAITNPENTIFSIKRLMGRKFDSNESKQAIKKLPYKIVKASNNDAHVEAHGKTYSPPEISAMILQKLKQAAEDYLGETVTDAVITVPAYFDDSQRQATKDAGKIAGLNVLRIINEPTAAALAYGMDKKKEEMIAVYDLGGGTFDVSILEIGEGVVEVKSTNGDTYLGGDDFDLKIMDWLVDEFKKDSGIDLHNDKMALQRLKENAEKAKIELSTAMETEINLPFITADASGPKHLVIKLSRAKLEQLVGDLIDRTIGPCKTALADAGLKPSDIHEVILVGGQTRTPRVQQIVKDFFGKEPSKGVNPDEVVAAGAAIQGGVLKGDVKDVLLLDVTPLSLGIETLGGVFTKLIEKNTTIPAKKSQVFSTAADNQPAVSIKICQGEREMANDNKLIGNFELAGIPPAPRGVPQIEVAFDIDANGILHVAAKDKGTGKEQSIRITATSGLSEEEIKKMTVDAESHAEEDKKRRALAEAKNEADTLVYSVEKSVKEHGDKISEEEKKKLNDAIDKCKNLKETTDNADKLKEAVEELTKASHKLAEEIYKTTSAGTEQAGAQHGGNQEASSDQGQKDDVVDAEFEETDKDK
- the grpE gene encoding nucleotide exchange factor GrpE; translation: MTEEEKKERTENTVYNNVYNPDTEGSEETSIQKLEESLAESNNKYIRLYADFENYKRIAERNRQEFLKYANAGIIEDLLSVIDHLELALQHSSDEQNSQSLSKGVELTLKDLKTILEKFGLTVIEAKNKPFDPAVHHAISQIETDEVEENIVVKEHRKGYMLKDRLLRASLVEVSKKPSQAKETELKQK